One Flagellimonas sp. CMM7 genomic region harbors:
- a CDS encoding nuclear transport factor 2 family protein — protein sequence MTNRLLISCLTLICTTIKGQVNTDVYLFDLKIVNENPVLSNPKNISNNEGYDNQPSFLNDNTVLFSANREDQTDILRFNILEGSTTSWISNTPTGSEYSPLKIPGKKAVSAIRLDLDGLQRLYEYDINTGDSKLILEDLKVGYHLWYNDHTLVTTVLVENRMDLVVINLEDNTNYTFQKNVGRSLWKIPNSDLISYISKENNAWEIKSLNPISGATKKITNTFKESEDICWLNDTTIVAGAGKSLIKFDTESGIEWELIANFEQEEINNITRIAINKAGNRLAFVAEESPANIVQKQLDAYNARDIEAFMDTYSKNIKLYEYPDTLFMEGQEKMKESYGSYFENTPDLHCELKSRIIIGNRVIDEEYITANGVNFRAVAIYEVENGRIIKATFLQ from the coding sequence ATGACAAACAGGTTACTAATTAGCTGCCTAACCCTCATTTGTACAACCATAAAAGGCCAGGTAAACACAGATGTCTATCTTTTTGATTTAAAAATAGTCAACGAAAATCCCGTATTATCAAATCCAAAGAATATATCAAACAATGAAGGGTATGATAATCAACCTTCATTTTTAAATGATAACACGGTTTTGTTTTCTGCAAACCGTGAAGACCAAACAGATATTTTGAGGTTTAATATACTGGAAGGAAGCACTACATCCTGGATATCCAACACTCCTACCGGAAGTGAATATTCTCCATTAAAAATTCCTGGTAAAAAAGCTGTCTCTGCTATTCGTTTGGACTTAGATGGATTGCAAAGATTGTATGAGTATGATATCAACACAGGAGATTCAAAACTCATTCTTGAGGATTTAAAAGTTGGCTACCACTTATGGTATAATGACCATACTTTAGTTACTACTGTATTAGTAGAAAACCGTATGGACCTTGTTGTGATAAATCTAGAGGATAATACCAATTATACCTTCCAAAAAAATGTGGGACGTAGCTTATGGAAAATCCCTAACTCCGATTTAATAAGCTACATCAGCAAAGAGAACAACGCTTGGGAAATTAAATCTCTAAATCCAATTTCTGGGGCAACCAAGAAAATAACCAATACCTTTAAAGAATCTGAAGACATCTGCTGGTTAAATGATACTACGATTGTTGCTGGTGCTGGAAAATCCCTTATTAAATTCGATACTGAATCTGGAATAGAATGGGAACTTATAGCAAATTTTGAACAAGAAGAAATAAACAACATTACCCGTATTGCCATAAATAAAGCAGGAAATCGTTTGGCTTTTGTAGCTGAAGAATCTCCTGCTAATATCGTCCAAAAACAACTTGATGCTTACAATGCAAGAGACATAGAGGCCTTCATGGATACATACTCAAAAAATATAAAACTTTACGAATACCCTGACACTCTATTCATGGAAGGGCAGGAAAAAATGAAGGAAAGTTACGGTTCCTATTTTGAAAACACTCCGGATCTTCATTGCGAATTAAAAAGTCGGATAATAATAGGAAATAGAGTTATTGATGAAGAATATATCACTGCTAATGGTGTAAATTTTAGAGCAGTAGCTATATATGAAGTGGAAAATGGAAGGATTATCAAAGCTACCTTCTTACAATAA